Proteins encoded by one window of Chryseobacterium foetidum:
- a CDS encoding superoxide dismutase family protein — translation MNLKTITLLGGFALFTVSCGASKTYDIMPKSDTKTAGTVSFTESGGEVTMKIKAKNLTPGIHAVHLHEKADCSAPDATSTGGHWNPSKMDHGRWGGEHFHMGDIGNLTADANGNAELTFKTDKWCLDCVDESKNILGKGMIIHAAADDFQTQPTGNAGGRVGCVEIK, via the coding sequence ATGAATTTAAAAACAATTACATTATTGGGTGGTTTTGCCCTGTTCACCGTGTCTTGCGGAGCCAGCAAAACATACGACATTATGCCAAAGAGTGACACTAAAACTGCCGGAACCGTAAGTTTTACCGAATCAGGCGGAGAGGTAACAATGAAAATTAAAGCCAAAAATCTTACACCCGGAATTCACGCGGTACACCTGCATGAAAAAGCCGACTGCTCTGCACCCGATGCCACTTCGACCGGCGGACACTGGAATCCTTCAAAAATGGATCACGGAAGATGGGGCGGCGAGCATTTTCACATGGGAGATATTGGAAATCTTACAGCCGATGCCAATGGAAATGCTGAACTTACCTTTAAAACCGATAAGTGGTGTCTCGACTGTGTAGACGAATCTAAAAATATTCTCGGAAAAGGAATGATTATCCACGCCGCGGCAGACGATTTCCAGACTCAGCCAACGGGAAATGCTGGCGGTAGAGTTGGGTGTGTGGAAATAAAATAG
- the msrA gene encoding peptide-methionine (S)-S-oxide reductase MsrA, whose amino-acid sequence MDTNQFEQITFGGGCFWCVESCFNMLKGVESAVSGYSGGQKDNPTYEEVCTGQTGHAEVVQLTYDPHVISYEQLMDVFFFLHDPTQLNRQGNDIGTQYRSVIYYKDDAEKAKAERAIEVSKESGRWNGTYVTELSPLEKFWPAEQYHQGYYSENPTQPYCSAVVGPKIQKFKKHYGELGLITEQ is encoded by the coding sequence ATGGATACAAATCAATTTGAACAAATAACTTTTGGCGGAGGATGCTTCTGGTGTGTTGAAAGCTGTTTCAATATGCTGAAAGGTGTGGAATCCGCAGTCTCAGGATATTCAGGCGGACAAAAAGACAACCCGACTTACGAAGAGGTCTGCACCGGACAAACCGGTCATGCAGAAGTGGTACAGCTTACCTACGACCCGCACGTAATTTCATATGAGCAGCTGATGGATGTATTTTTCTTCCTTCACGACCCTACGCAACTCAACAGACAGGGCAACGACATCGGAACCCAATACCGCTCGGTAATTTACTATAAAGACGACGCTGAAAAGGCTAAAGCTGAAAGGGCAATCGAAGTTTCTAAAGAGTCTGGAAGATGGAACGGAACTTACGTTACAGAACTTTCACCTCTCGAAAAATTTTGGCCTGCCGAACAGTATCATCAGGGATATTACAGTGAAAATCCTACGCAACCTTACTGCAGCGCAGTGGTCGGTCCCAAAATTCAGAAGTTTAAAAAACATTACGGAGAATTGGGATTGATTACAGAACAATAA